GGCCACGTAGGCCTCGCGCGCGGGGTCACGTCCGTCACGGACGGGGAAATGGGCGTGGACGTCGAGCACGGGGGGCCGGGCGCTCATCCGCGGAGCCCCGTGAGCACGACACCTTCGATGATCTGGCGCTGCAGGATGATGAACACGGCGAGGACCGGCAGGACGGCAAGCGAAGACGCGGCCATAATGAGATGCCAGGCCGATCCCGCCTCGCCGCTGAAGAGCGCGATGCCCACGGGCAGCGTCCGCATCGCCGGCGTTTGAATGACGATCAACGGCCAGATGAACGCGTTCCAGTTTCCAAGGAACGTGAAGATGCACAGCGCCGCGACCGCGGGCCGCACCAGCGGAAGCGCGATCCGCGCAAAGAGGCCGAACTCCGATAGCCCGTCGATCCGCGCCGCGTCGAGCAGCTCGTCGGGGACGCCGGTCATGAACTGGCGCATCAGGAACACCCCGAAGGCACTCGTGAGCCCGGGGAACATGATCCCCCAATACGTATCGATCCACCCGAGCCGGACGCTCATCGTATACCAGGGAATGACGAGCATCTCGGTCGGGATCATCAGCGTGCTCAGGATGACGATGAAGATGACCTGCCGGCCGGGAAAGCGGAGTTTGGCCAACGTGTAGCCGGTCAGAGAGTCAAAGAACGCGACACTCCCCGTGGTCACCGCCGCGATCACGAAGCTGTTGAAGAACCATCGGGGAAACTGCGTCGTGGTGAGCACCCGCCGGAAATTGTCGAGGGTGGGCACCTGAGGCCAGAAGTGCAGTTCGAAGATCTCCCGCGGCCCCTTGAGCGAGGTGGCGAGCA
This DNA window, taken from bacterium, encodes the following:
- a CDS encoding carbohydrate ABC transporter permease, with protein sequence MATRVAAEMRVARGAAGQTLFPRRALGNTLAYVALAAGGLLIVFPFVWMLATSLKGPREIFELHFWPQVPTLDNFRRVLTTTQFPRWFFNSFVIAAVTTGSVAFFDSLTGYTLAKLRFPGRQVIFIVILSTLMIPTEMLVIPWYTMSVRLGWIDTYWGIMFPGLTSAFGVFLMRQFMTGVPDELLDAARIDGLSEFGLFARIALPLVRPAVAALCIFTFLGNWNAFIWPLIVIQTPAMRTLPVGIALFSGEAGSAWHLIMAASSLAVLPVLAVFIILQRQIIEGVVLTGLRG